From a single Lolium rigidum isolate FL_2022 chromosome 7, APGP_CSIRO_Lrig_0.1, whole genome shotgun sequence genomic region:
- the LOC124669844 gene encoding chitin-inducible gibberellin-responsive protein 1 isoform X1 has protein sequence MDLHQLFKYRLTGANVLYRIPTENNLANSSWPTTPLKLEFSNSPYTPLSTQLECDNLSTLSNTPDNQSSSETISAQPISPLEADSSYIKAGSHLRENIQVKPDQLYATSRHNMQQTLRDIETVLMAPDADDATTSTKHDFEETKPTQLMRQRSRTWSHESRQPLTGTVRPQFASGGYPAASYEIRPEKRQRELREDPQLIVKHLLTRCAEALSEDRTEEFQKLVQDARGLVSINGEPIQRLGAYLLEGLVARHGNSGTNIYRALKCREPESTELLSYMKILYNICPYFKFGYMAANGAIAEALRSEDKIHIIDFQIAQGTQWITLIQALAARPGGPPHVRITGIDDPVSEYARGEGLDIVGNMLKSMSKEFKIPLEFTPLPVYATEVTKEMLEIRPGEALAVNFTLQLHHTPDESVDVNNPRDGLLRMVKGLSPKVTTLVEQESHTNTTPFLTRFVETMDYYSAMFESIDANLPRDNKERISVEQHCLAKDIVNIIACEGKDRVERHELLGKWKLRLSMAGFKPYPLSSYVNSVIKKLLACYSDNYTLDEKDGAMLLGWKNRKLISASAWH, from the coding sequence ATGGATTTGCACCAGTTATTTAAGTACAGATTGACTGGTGCTAACGTCTTGTACCGAATTCCTACAGAGAACAACTTAGCAAACTCTTCCTGGCCAACTACTCCACTGAAGTTAGAGTTCAGCAACTCCCCATACACCCCTCTTTCTACCCAGCTTGAGTGTGACAATTTGTCTACTCTTAGCAACACCCCAGATAACCAGAGCTCTTCTGAAACTATTTCAGCCCAACCAATCTCCCCGCTTGAAGCAGACAGCTCGTACATAAAGGCAGGTAGCCATCTCCGTGAGAACATCCAAGTGAAACCTGATCAGTTGTATGCAACATCAAGACATAATATGCAACAGACTTTACGTGATATTGAGACCGTTCTGATGGCACCTGATGCTGATGATGCAACAACGAGCACAAAGCATGATTTTGAGGAAACCAAGCCTACTCAGCTCATGAGGCAGCGGTCGAGGACATGGAGCCATGAGTCACGACAGCCTTTGACAGGAACTGTTCGGCCACAATTTGCATCTGGTGGATACCCCGCGGCAAGCTATGAAATTCGTCCAGAGAAACGGCAAAGGGAGCTAAGGGAGGATCCACAACTCATTGTGAAGCATCTATTAACCAGGTGTGCGGAGGCATTAAGTGAGGACAGGACAGAAGAGTTCCAAAAGCTTGTTCAGGATGCTCGTGGGCTTGTTTCAATTAACGGGGAACCAATCCAGCGTCTAGgtgcttacctactcgagggtttgGTTGCTAGACATGGAAACTCTGGTACAAACATCTACCGTGCTCTGAAATGCCGGGAGCCGGAGAGCACGGAGCTTCTCTCCTACATGAAGATTTTATACAATATCTGTCCTTACTTCAAGTTTGGGTACATGGCTGCTAATGGGGCGATTGCGGAAGCATTGAGAAGTGAGGACAAGATCCACATAATCGATTTTCAGATTGCTCAGGGGACTCAATGGATCACACTGATACAAGCACTAGCTGCCAGGCCTGGGGGTCCACCTCATGTGCGGATCACCGGAATAGATGACCCGGTTTCAGAGTATGCCCGAGGTGAAGGTCTGGATATTGTTGGGAACATGCTGAAAAGCATGTCTAAAGAATTCAAAATACCTCTGGAGTTTACACCTCTACCTGTCTATGCTACTGAAGTCACAAAAGAGATGCTTGAGATTAGACCAGGTGAAGCACTTGCTGTCAACTTCACCCTCCAGCTTCATCACACCCCAGATGAGAGCGTGGACGTCAACAATCCCCGGGATGGGTTGCTCCGGATGGTGAAAGGGCTGTCCCCGAAGGTGACTACGTTGGTGGAGCAGGAATCGCACACAAACACGACACCTTTCTTGACGAGGTTTGTGGAGACCATGGATTACTACTCTGCCATGTTCGAGTCTATCGATGCCAACTTGCCTCGAGACAACAAAGAGAGGATAAGTGTGGAGCAGCACTGCCTGGCCAAGGATATTGTGAACATCATCGCCTGTGAGGGGAAGGACAGAGTGGAGAGGCACGAGCTCCTTGGCAAGTGGAAATTAAGGCTGAGCATGGCTGGCTTCAAGCCTTACCCACTGAGTTCTTACGTGAACTCTGTGATAAAGAAGCTTCTAGCGTGCTACTCGGACAATTACACGCTGGACGAGAAGGATGGGGCGATGCTCCTGGGCTGGAAGAACAGGAAGTTGATATCTGCCTCTGCATGGCACTGA
- the LOC124669844 gene encoding chitin-inducible gibberellin-responsive protein 1 isoform X2, with protein sequence MQQTLRDIETVLMAPDADDATTSTKHDFEETKPTQLMRQRSRTWSHESRQPLTGTVRPQFASGGYPAASYEIRPEKRQRELREDPQLIVKHLLTRCAEALSEDRTEEFQKLVQDARGLVSINGEPIQRLGAYLLEGLVARHGNSGTNIYRALKCREPESTELLSYMKILYNICPYFKFGYMAANGAIAEALRSEDKIHIIDFQIAQGTQWITLIQALAARPGGPPHVRITGIDDPVSEYARGEGLDIVGNMLKSMSKEFKIPLEFTPLPVYATEVTKEMLEIRPGEALAVNFTLQLHHTPDESVDVNNPRDGLLRMVKGLSPKVTTLVEQESHTNTTPFLTRFVETMDYYSAMFESIDANLPRDNKERISVEQHCLAKDIVNIIACEGKDRVERHELLGKWKLRLSMAGFKPYPLSSYVNSVIKKLLACYSDNYTLDEKDGAMLLGWKNRKLISASAWH encoded by the coding sequence ATGCAACAGACTTTACGTGATATTGAGACCGTTCTGATGGCACCTGATGCTGATGATGCAACAACGAGCACAAAGCATGATTTTGAGGAAACCAAGCCTACTCAGCTCATGAGGCAGCGGTCGAGGACATGGAGCCATGAGTCACGACAGCCTTTGACAGGAACTGTTCGGCCACAATTTGCATCTGGTGGATACCCCGCGGCAAGCTATGAAATTCGTCCAGAGAAACGGCAAAGGGAGCTAAGGGAGGATCCACAACTCATTGTGAAGCATCTATTAACCAGGTGTGCGGAGGCATTAAGTGAGGACAGGACAGAAGAGTTCCAAAAGCTTGTTCAGGATGCTCGTGGGCTTGTTTCAATTAACGGGGAACCAATCCAGCGTCTAGgtgcttacctactcgagggtttgGTTGCTAGACATGGAAACTCTGGTACAAACATCTACCGTGCTCTGAAATGCCGGGAGCCGGAGAGCACGGAGCTTCTCTCCTACATGAAGATTTTATACAATATCTGTCCTTACTTCAAGTTTGGGTACATGGCTGCTAATGGGGCGATTGCGGAAGCATTGAGAAGTGAGGACAAGATCCACATAATCGATTTTCAGATTGCTCAGGGGACTCAATGGATCACACTGATACAAGCACTAGCTGCCAGGCCTGGGGGTCCACCTCATGTGCGGATCACCGGAATAGATGACCCGGTTTCAGAGTATGCCCGAGGTGAAGGTCTGGATATTGTTGGGAACATGCTGAAAAGCATGTCTAAAGAATTCAAAATACCTCTGGAGTTTACACCTCTACCTGTCTATGCTACTGAAGTCACAAAAGAGATGCTTGAGATTAGACCAGGTGAAGCACTTGCTGTCAACTTCACCCTCCAGCTTCATCACACCCCAGATGAGAGCGTGGACGTCAACAATCCCCGGGATGGGTTGCTCCGGATGGTGAAAGGGCTGTCCCCGAAGGTGACTACGTTGGTGGAGCAGGAATCGCACACAAACACGACACCTTTCTTGACGAGGTTTGTGGAGACCATGGATTACTACTCTGCCATGTTCGAGTCTATCGATGCCAACTTGCCTCGAGACAACAAAGAGAGGATAAGTGTGGAGCAGCACTGCCTGGCCAAGGATATTGTGAACATCATCGCCTGTGAGGGGAAGGACAGAGTGGAGAGGCACGAGCTCCTTGGCAAGTGGAAATTAAGGCTGAGCATGGCTGGCTTCAAGCCTTACCCACTGAGTTCTTACGTGAACTCTGTGATAAAGAAGCTTCTAGCGTGCTACTCGGACAATTACACGCTGGACGAGAAGGATGGGGCGATGCTCCTGGGCTGGAAGAACAGGAAGTTGATATCTGCCTCTGCATGGCACTGA